The Dioscorea cayenensis subsp. rotundata cultivar TDr96_F1 chromosome 8, TDr96_F1_v2_PseudoChromosome.rev07_lg8_w22 25.fasta, whole genome shotgun sequence genome segment caattaatatttgaattatgCATAGATTTCCATATTACATcaatagcttttttttttctaaagaagaattgtgatgaggcattTATAATAAATGAGCTTCATAATGATTTCCTTGCTTCATGAGACTATGAGAGGGAGGAATActaattagatttaaaaacaaaaaaaaaattctctacaCATTCCTGAGTACATTGACATCTTTTcagaaaataattaaacttaGATTATGGACCAAGGCTTCAAAAACATAGGTCcccattcaattaaaaaattttgtgctAATTCACAGTAAGCTTATATCAGAAACAATGGTTTGTCGCTTTAAACCTTTTATAGTTACTTAGATGAATATCTACGAACTTCTTTAACTGGTTTGTGGTTGAGCTTGAAATTTTCGACCAGCATAAATCCTGCATTTTTTCTGTCATGATGAAGCCATCGATTTAATAACTTTGGTTAAGTAGCTCGTAACATAGATTCGATGAGTACATCAACATCAATATCAAAATCCAAAGAACTAGAATAATGTTCGTTTATGGAAGCCAAATATACTATTGGTTTGTTCTGTTGCATTATAATTGTTGTGACAATGTGTTTATTTTTCCAGAACTTCGGTTTTACGTCACCCTTACCGACTCTGGCATTGGTTGTCACAGCATTAGTTGGTGTTCTCACAGCATTCTTCATCTTTCAATCAGCCTCTCAAAATTGATTGTTGAATACTGTAATTATACTTCAACATTTGGCCTTTGTTTTTCCCttctagtttttgtttgaaGCTTAATATGTAATTTCTCTCATAGTTTCTCATAATTTCTCATCTTTCAATCACTTTTTTATCTAATGgtgaattttataattatttattttaatttcttggcggaaaaaaaaaaactcaaatgacCGTTTAACCATTATCAAATGTGAGTTTAAAATTGTGACAGATTGACAAAATAAAAgttggagtataaaaagagacgtcatgtttttttatgcttaGATTCTAGTGAATTAATTGATCTTTGTTTGGAAAGATGGTTAATGTTTTTTACAAACCattttcaacaataaaaaaaaaacctctagtATTTATAGCCATTTACCTCATATGCCGTTTGAATCTTCAAGCGCGAAAAATTAATGCTCCCTCTATTTATTACAGCACAAGTATCCACCGTAATTATTTCACCAACagtttaaaaatagttaaatttaaaaattttataagggcACTATCTTAATCAAGGGCTCCTTCAGCTTAACGGTGGAATTCTACTCCAAAAACGTGAATTTGACTTGGCGATGACTGCTAGATCAATGAAAAATGCCTTCTGGGATGAGCTGCGTGCCAGTGCTGGCCCTAATGGGATGCCTTGGATTATATGTGGGGATTTTAATGCCACTTTCAATTTGGGTGACAAAAATGGTGGTCCACCAAATCTGGCCGACATTAGATTGGCAAATTCATTCCTACAGGAGCTCAAGTTGCTTGAACCCCCTGCGGTGGGACGTAGATTTTCGTGGACCAATGGTCAATCAGACTCAATCTGGGTGAAACTTGATAGATTTATCGTCAATAGTGAGTGCGTTGGGTTTTTCCCTAAGCTGATCCAGAAAAGTTTGCCGCGTTTGGGCTCGGATCACGTCTCGATCAGGCTTGAGCTGGGCATTCACTACTCTATACCGCGGCCTTTTAGGTATGAGTTGGCCTGGTTTATGGCGGAGGGTTTTGAGGATCTCGTTACTATGTGGTGGAAAGAATGCTCTCCTAGTGGTTGTGGGGCCTTCATTatagcaaaaaaaattaatttacctAAAAGGTCACTTGCGATACTGGGCGAAATTCTCCTTCGGCTCCATCAAACTCAAAAAGCTTGCGCTGCTTCACGAGTTGGATTGTTTGGATTCGATTGCGGAGAACAGATGTTTATCTCCCTTGGAGAGTAAACAGGGGGAGGATCTTAAGCTTGAGCTTTTTTTGATTCGTAAGCAAGAGGAACTCTACTGGAAGCAACGTTTTAGACTACAGTGGTTGAAAGAGGGGGATGAGAACACGCGTTTTTTTCATGCGGTTGCAATTGGCCGACGGAACAGAAATTTCATCCCCAGTATCATCTTTAACGGCACCACTATGACGGATCCTAGGGACATCGGGAAGGTGTTCTCAGACCGATTTCAACTTCAGTTTGGACAAAGTCGTTCGAACCGTTTCTTGATCGATTTCAGGAAGCTCCTCTCGAATAGGAATCTAGTGGATTTATCGCAGCTCGATAGACCGTTCACGATGGAGGAAGTTAAGACTGCGGTTTTCGACCTTGGGAAGGATAAGGCCCTTGGCCCTGATGGTTTTCCCCTGCTATTCTTTAGATAGTTTTGGGAGACTATTAAAGTGGATCTGATGATTCTTTGTGAGGACTTCTATTGGGGAAGAGCGAATCTAGAGCGTATCAACTGGGCAAACATTGCTCTGATCCTAAAGGTGGACTCCCCGGAGTCACCTGGGGACTAAAGACCTATCAGTTTGATCAATTCCTCGCTAAAGATTTTATCTAAAATTCTTGCTTCGCGTCTGAGTGTTGTGATGCACGACCTTGTGGATTCGGATCAGTCGGCGTTCTTGAAGGAAAGATGCATTTTAGACAATATCGCCACGGCGGAGGAACAAATTTTCAGTCTTCACAAGCGCAAGCTTCCCGGGTACATCTTAAAGGTGGACTTTGCCAAGGCTTTTGACTCGGTGGACTGGGACTTCCTTTTGGATCTGCTGAGCGCCAGAAGGTTTGGGGAAAGATGAGTGAGCTAGATCAAATGCATTCTGTGTTCCTCGAAATCGTCAATTCTTGTCAATGGCTCCCAAAATGGGTATTTTAGATATTAAAGAGGTATGAGGCAAGACGACCCCTTATCTCCACTTCTGTTTGTCTTGGCGACCGATGTCCTGAGCTCTATGTTCGCTCATGCCCTCAGCTCCAAAGTGTTACTTGGGGTCCCGTTAGGGGAGTTCGGGAGTAAATGTAACCTGCACTACGCGGATGATCTTTTAATTGTTACTGCTGGTGGGTGTGAGGATCTCAGGATTATTAAGCTGATCCTGTACCTCTTCAAAGGTATGTCCGGTCTGGAAACGAACTTTGCAAAAACCTGCCTTTATTCAAGTAGAACGGATGAACTCCTAGACCAATCGGCTGCTGCGACATTACAGTGTAATGTTGGCTTATTACCCGTATCTTATCTGGGTATTCCGATTGCGAGTAGGAGACCGCGCAAGCAGGATTGGGAAAGGGTCATTCTCAAGGTGAGAAGTAGACTCGCGTCTTGGAAAATGCAGCTATGTCATTAGGCGGTCGACTTACGATGGTGAACTCAGTGTTGTCAGCTATTCCAACCTATTGGATGCCCATTTTTCGCTTGCCTTGCTGGGTGATTAAAAAGGTGGATCGTATTCGAAGGGACTTTCTTTGGTCTGGCTCGGATATTGACCATCCTAGGTGTCGGCTCATAGGTTGGAATAATCTATGTAGACCGCGGGACCAGGGAGGTTAGGGCATCATAGATCTGGCCAGTTTTAACCAAGCTTTATtaggaaagtggtggtggaaattcatgaATGATCCTTCTTGGAGTGGTACTAAGGTGATTTAATTCAACTATGGTCTTTCTCGCTCAAGCCTGTGGCCTAAACATTCAGGCAGGATTTCCTTCTTCTGGCATGGGGTTTTGGGTTGTTTACCGGCCCTCAGGAGCTATTTTTCGCATACTATCCATACGGGGAAGGAAACACTTTTTTGGAAGGACTATTGGATTAATGGCATTGCTCCAATGTATCTGTGGCCTGCGGAGTATAGAGCGAGTGCCTGCCCCAACAGCATTGTCCATGATCTTTTCCACTTACTGGGGGAGCCTCCCTTCTCAGGCATTGAGGTGGTGGGACTGGTTCATGCTGGTGTGCTAACTTCGCTCAGTCATGTGGGGGATAAAAAGGGTTGGAGACTTACCGGGAATGGGACGTTCTCGGTTAAGTCCTTCTACAAACGTTTAATTGATGGGGCCTCATATGCCCGGTGTCGCGTTTCTTTTGGCGCGATTggtatccaaaaaaaaattagcctCTTTAACTGGCTTGCGTGGCATAATAAAATCCTTTCGCTTGAGAACTTAGCTCATAGGCGATGTAATCGGCTGCCTACGGACACCTGCGTTCTGTGCCACGCGGGTTCGGAGTCTGTTGATCACCTGTTCATCCAATGTGATCTCGCTCAACAAGTTTGGGAGCATTTCGCCCGATTACTTCATTTCCCCCAATTACTGACCTTCCTCGTGGATCTTTGGGGTCGGTGGAGAACTCTTTTGCATCCGGAGAGAAGGGCTTTTGGGGATTTAGTTGCGAAGGCCATTGTTTGGACTGTTTGGATTGCTAGGAATGATTGCATTTTCAATGCCATTACTATGCACGTTTATCACCTAATTGTGAAAATTGGCCGTATGCTTGTATCTTGGTGCTCTTCTTTCTCAGGTGGTTCTAAAGCAAAGCTGGAGGATGATATCAGCACGGTCAGGTGCAGCTTGGAGTTTCTTGGCCCTTGGGTGAAAGATCTTGAGGCGACTCGGTCCTCGAAGGAGACGCTTGTCCCAAGCGCAGGCTAGTcgctatgttttcttctctgtaGGGGACGTGGGCGCCCCCCTGTCTTTTTTTGTGGTTgtacttttgttgttgttctatgttgttttgttgtaCTGTCGCTGTTTGTTCCGTACCACAGCTAGTGGTAGTTGTACTATgttcttctttattttaatgcattgtggtttatccactttttcaaaaaaaaaatttataagcattttttttcttgtgtattttttccACCACGGAAGTTGTACATTAAATGACGTTTAATGATGAAAAACAATGCttttaatatattgataatattaaatttaaaaattaatttttaaattaggtATGTAAGTAAATAATTTGGGATACGAAAAGTGGACACTTATAATGGAATGTACAGAGTAATCGTTTgctaaaaagattaaaaattctAATGAGATCAAAAACTATTTCAtctaaagaaaaaatcaaactctaatACAGACTGCACTCACATATTAATTTATCAGGTCAGATCTGCTCTTAGATATCGGATAAGGCACCttctaatatgaaaaatttctagAAACGAACACTTATAATGAAACACAGGGAGTAGTCATTTGTTGAAGATACTGAAGTTCCAAGAtatcaaactttaaaaaaaaaatcaaattctaaTATGGACCACGCTCAGATATTAATTTATCAGGTTGATCCTTAAATATCGACTCAGGcagcttatgaaaaatttttagaaacAGACTCTTATAATGGAATATAGGgagtaattatttgttaaaaagattcaaaattccaagatatcaaaaattattttaatttattttattttttaaaaaaaaagcaaactcTAAAATATGGAGTATGGACCGCACCGGGTCGGATCCGTGCTTAGATATCGGATCGGGTACCTTCTAAAATGGACCCGTTTAGAGGATAAAGACGCAGATATTATTTTGTCGTTGTTGATCTCTCGCCACGCAGCGCTCTTGAAATTCCTTTCCATccatttctttatctttatctactcccgagcgagagagagagagagagagagagagagagagcagcgCAGCGATGAGCATCCAATCCAGCTTCTATGGCGTCCGGCTTCCGAGTTTGGTGGCCGTTCCATCACCAAACCCTCCCCAGCCCACCCTAATCCGAGCAAAATGTAAGCTCTTGCATCTTGTGGGCACTGGTGTTCTGCTTCCTTTTAGTCCTGtatttgtttgtgtattttgatgAGAAATCAAAGGTGTTGCGTTTGATTGAATACTTTTGTCGAGTTTTCTTGATCTCATTGCGTTCTTGTGGTGGTTGCGGTGTTGGTTAAGGTATTGGGATGTAGATTATGGTGATTGATTGAGGTCGGGGGCAATGTGTAGCATGTTATACGTCGTGATTAGCCATTGCAGATctgatttttggattttatcTATTCAATGATATTGCAAAGTTCCGAAATTTATCTCTGAATGACATTATAGGAGTCATCTTCTTGAAAGTTTATTGGTTCTCCACATCTATAGGTGATCGGGCTTTTGTCGAGTAGAACTGGTGTATACTGGACTGCGTTGTGGCTTATTGATGTTTTCAATTGCTGAGTTTTTCACCTTATAGTTAATTTGATTAGTAATGATGTTATTTAGAGATAGTCGGTAAGATATTTTTGCCAATGCAAACCTGTATGGAGGTAATGAATCCCCTGACCGGCCTGCTGAATATGAATgtagttttcattgttttgtggAATGGTCATTTAACTTTGATTGTCATGCAGATCCCCTTATAGTGAAcattatcataaaattaatcTTTAAGTACTGACTAGTTTTTATACCAAAAATTTGTTTTACGAAAGCAAGCCCACAGCTAGCAGCGGGCTTTTGGGATGtacaatttatttaaacagCTTTTGTCTTCACATACCTACTTGAAAGGAATCTAAAATTGGTTTTCTTGTTCTAAATTTAATAAGACACCCTGGTTCTCTGGACATCCTGTTTAGTTAAATTTAGTGTTTGTCATTGAAAcatctatttgtaatttaaagGTTCATCATTTAGAAAACCATGCTTGAAGTATGCACTGCATTTACTTGGTCTTCAGCTTCTTTAAGTAGAAGAGTTTTTTTGGTATAAAGATACTCTTTTCTGTTTTTACTATTCTATTATATTTGGAAAATGATGATATAACAATATTTCaacctttattttgttttgtattttttacagCGGAACCTTCTGACAAGTCTGTTGAGGTGATGAGGAAGTTCTCAGAGCAATATGCTCGTCGATCTGGAACATATTTTTGTGTTGACAAAGGAGTTACTTCTGTTGTTATTAAGGTAAAAGATACAAATATTCTTggtatatgttttgattttattgttttctaggtAAGAGTTACCTATATTAAATCCGGTGCTTTTTCACTGTAAAGATGTTTTGAATGTAACCGAAAAACAACTTTTTGTGACTGTATCTTGGTTTTTGAATTTGGAATTTATGACTCTCTAGAAATGGTGTTAGCTTCCTAAGTTCATGTTTATCTCACCCATGTACAACTAACTGGTATCTGGTATTCTCAACTGAACCATATGATCCAGATTtaatataacaacaaaatagACTACTTACATGGGTTTCGATTTTCAATCTAGTGTCAAACTAGGCACTCTTAAACCGACTAATACTATTGAATTAATTTGCTCAGTGAGCAAAAGAAGAGCTGATAATGATCTCTAGAACAAATGATGTATCATGTATCCTTCATTTCTCTTAAGTTATTGAAAGTTTGAACTTGAAAAGGTAAATGCAAGTAGCAAGGAGAATTTAAATCATATTGAAagttttgttttagaaaaacaaaatgcatCAAACTTTGGGCCAAAGGTGTGTATAACATCTATATGGCCACCTTGATCATTGGTGATAAATTCCAAGCGGCTCAGGTTCCTATCTGATTTGTTATCTAGAAGGCTAGCATATGGCTATTGGCCCCCCAAGTTGCATGCCCTATCAATCAACCTGTGTCGGATGGATAGAATTCTGTTGGTTCTCTGGATAAATAAGCCATATGTTCCCCATAGCATATAACTTTGTATTCAACAAATGGTCATCTTATGTGGAGTTTATACACAATTCTCACCTGTAATTCCAATCACGTCCTTGATATCATTCTCGTCtaaaattccaaatttgaaCCCATAATAATTCTATAGTGACAAGGGAAGTAAGCAGAATTTGCAAGCAAATACATTGtacttaataaaattttgttagaaTATATGGTGCATTGAAATGTTTTAATAGACTTGGAATTGAAGAGCACATGCCATATGATTTTAGTATACGGTCAATTTTTTCAATTGTTTCTAGCATGTTGTGGTTGTCTAATCCATTCAGTTAATCAGCTTAGTGCGGGAAATTGTTTCTGAATCAAAGTTTGCAAGATTGTGAgaagaaatattttttgttcCATGATGTTGACACACttccctttttatttgtttagaatCTAAACTACTTTTCTCTGTTCTATGGCCCTTTTTCTGTACTTATCAGAACAAATTCATTCCCTAATGCAATGGGCatcattaaaaatttgaataggGTCTTGCTGATCACAGGGACTCATTGGGAGCACCTCTATGTCCTTGTAGGTAATGCAATTTATCACAAGCTCTTCTTTTCTCGGttaatatctatattttttccATCTTCTCTTCTTATCTAATTTTCCATCCTTGTATCTATCAAATTATTAATGATTCACACCTTCAATTGAGTCATATTTTAGGCATTATGATGATAAAGCTGCTGAAGCAGGGCAAGGATTTTGGAACTGCCCATGTGTACCTATGCGTGAAAGGTATTACATTATTATAAGAGCACGTTTTAGTTGTGTCGAACCATGAAGTTCATTAATCCTTTATGCAATCCTTCATACTGTGTTTTGATATGGTGCATATGCTTGTGTTGTGTGCATGGCATTATCAAGGTGTTTGTGTTCTGCATGGAGTTTAATCTTAGTTTTGCATGTACATATTTATATCTTCATATGCATAATGCAGGCAAATGTTGGCTTGGTAATGTGTCAAGTGTTTGATATGATAAATTGATGACAATAAGTGCCATCCATATTTTTCTATCTACCACGGTGTTTAGGCACTATCAGTGGAGGAGAACATGTTAGATCTTTGACAAAGAATTTGCCATAAAATACGTGATTAATGAATTGTAAAccattcatatatatttgttttatattttattgtagatCAAAGCATTTTAAGAAGTTATTTAAAGGTCTTAAAACGCAAGTGTGCCACTTGATAGATTATGTGTTTTCtcttattatatctcatatatGCCACATATAGAGCTTGGCATATCAAATTCTTACATTTTTGtgattgaatttaaaaaatgatgtgTAATTGAACTCCGTCTTTTTTCGTTGTATACTATGcctcatattcaagttatttaagatttttaaccTTTTTGTTTATTGGGTTTGTCTTGgtttaaagaa includes the following:
- the LOC120267867 gene encoding ferredoxin-thioredoxin reductase catalytic chain, chloroplastic, with translation MSIQSSFYGVRLPSLVAVPSPNPPQPTLIRAKSEPSDKSVEVMRKFSEQYARRSGTYFCVDKGVTSVVIKGLADHRDSLGAPLCPCRHYDDKAAEAGQGFWNCPCVPMRERKECHCMLFLTPDNDFAGKDQSITLDEIKETTANL
- the LOC120267210 gene encoding uncharacterized protein LOC120267210; protein product: MTARSMKNAFWDELRASAGPNGMPWIICGDFNATFNLGDKNGGPPNLADIRLANSFLQELKLLEPPAVGRRFSWTNGQSDSIWVKLDRFIVNSECVGFFPKLIQKSLPRLGSDHVSIRLELGIHYSIPRPFRYELAWFMAEGHLRYWAKFSFGSIKLKKLALLHELDCLDSIAENRCLSPLESKQGEDLKLELFLIRKQEELYWKQRFRLQWLKEGDENTRFFHAVAIGRRNRNFIPSIIFNGTTMTDPRDIGKVFSDRFQLQFGQSRSNRFLIDFRKLLSNRNLVDLSQLDRPFTMEEVKTAVFDLGKDKALGPDGFPLLFFR